GCCTTGCGAATCTCCTTCAGCTCGTCGCTGGCCATCTCCTGGGGCGAGGGGCGCGTGCTCAGCCCGCGGCCCCCCAGGGGCGAGGCGTGAGGGGGATCCAGCCTGCCCAGCAGGGGCGCGGGCGGCTCCGAGGGGGGGCGCGGGCGGCTCCGAGGGGGGGCGCGGCCCCGGGCGGGCTGCCCACGCTCACCTGCGTGTAGGTGCAGTTCTTCTTCCTGCACTTGCCGCAGGTGAACAGGTCGGTCTGCGTGCCGCCCGTGCGCGCCATCTGGTGCTCGCGGATGGCCTCCTTGGTCATGGCCTTGCGAATCTCCTTCAGCTCGTCGCTGGCCATCTCCTGGGGCGAGGGGCGCGTGCTCAGCCCGCGGCCCCCCAGGGGCGGCCCCCCGCGCCCCCACGGGCTCACCTCCGAGGTCATCACGGCGATCTGCTGGGGCGTGATGGCGCCGCACAGCACGTTGCGCCGCAGGCTGGGGTTCTTGGCGTCCTTGAGGTTGGAGAGGCGGCTCCGCACACGGTTCTTGTACTTCATGTCCGTGTTCCCCACGTCCCGGAAGATGCGTGCGGACGTTTAAGGACCCGTAGGGAGGCCGATGCCCcgccctccacccctgcccccaggtcaGCCGGGGCCTCTCGGGGGGGCCGTGTCGGGAGAGCCAGCCACGCCGGGTCGACGACACTGACGCTTTCCCGGCCGAGACCCAGGCCCACCGCAGGCCCGGTCAGACCCCAgagggtctgggaggagcccCCTGGTCAAGACGAACAAGCCCGCCCGACCGCCCAACCCCCTGGCAAGGGCGCAGGGCAGTGGCCACCAGGGGAGCAGAGCCTGGCTGGCCCCGCGGCTCCGCCAGAGCGCCAGCCCCCGAGCCGCTGCACAAAGGATATATTCCTCGATCTGGGCCGACAAGCGCTCGCAGTCTGCACCGGCAGCCACGTGGTCACCTGCAAGAAGGAGCCCTGACCAGCTGCCCTGCCGGCTCCCCCCACGCCTCAGCCTGCGCAGGATCCAGGCGCCCTGCTCCCCGGAGACCCCCGGCTCCCTGCCCCCAAGGTCAGCAGCACGGGGTTGGAGCCAGGCCTCCgcaggcaggcagggcccaggccACCTGGGAATGAAGCGTGTGTCAGGAGCCAGGACCCCGAGGTGTGCTGGGTGGCCCCGGCCCAGGCACTCACGGTCCGTCTGCAGGGCAGCGGTAAGCATCTCGCGACACTTGTTGCGCACGGCGTCGCACGTGACCGGCACCGGAGGAAACGTGGTGATCCTGGGTGTCGACGGCGTCCTGGGCAGCTCTGGCCTCTTGCGGCTGGAGAGAGGCCCCGCTCGGGCCACGTGCACCTCCATGAGACGCCGGTCCCCAGAAAAGCCAACGTCACAGCCACGATGCCCCCAGACCCCGTCTGCCCCACCCCGACAGCGGCCCGGAACCCTGCCCGTCTGCAGTCAGGTCCAGCACGTCCATGCGCTCTGGCCGGAGGCAGTGAGGATCGCTGGGGGGGACACACTGCCGGGCAGGATCCCCGCCCTCGGGGAGACCTGGCACACGGGGCCACCCTGCCCAGCGCAAACCACCCGGTCAGCGAGAGGCAGACGGGCCCAGGGATCACCCAGGACCAGGTTCCACTTCGCAGGCAGCCCCGCCCCTTGCGGGGCTGGGCGCCCCCTCCATGCGTGGCCTGTCCACCCACGGCCCTCCTCTCACGCCCCTGCATCTCGTGACCCTGTGACCTCCACAGAAGTCAGTGGAAGCAGGCGGCTTCCTGGAGGAAAAATAACACGTGCAGGTGGGCGGATGAGCCCACGTCTCTGCACAGCCGTGCCGTGAATCCAAAGCTCAGCTTTTCCTCGCCCTTGGCCACTGCTGCCCAGTGGGGTCAAGGGCAAAGCAGCCTCTCAGCCACAGCCCACCCCTGGGGCGGCAGGAGCAGGGAGGCCTCAGTAGCCCCAGAACCTGCACCGTGCCACAGCCTGGGGCATCCCCGGTGAGGGAGGGGCCGGCAGCCAGAGACACCAGGCCAACGGGGGTAGCCAGAGTTAGCCAGCGAGAACCAGACCCTGGACCGGGACCTGGATCCGGGGATGTGAGCAATGGGCCCCCACAGGCCCACTCAGGGTGTGGGTCAGCTCCGTGCAGCCAGGCAGACAGAGCCTCCCCTCAGATGCTTGGGGCTAAAAAGATCCAGAGAAGTCTCTGGAGGAAAAGTGTCCAGCAAGAGGCTGACCCTGGGGAGAGTCCCTTCCGAGGAGCTGCAAGGGCTGATGACCTCggcacccccacccagggcccctgGAAATCCGCACCCCGGTCTGCCGAGAAAGTGGGGCCATGGGCAGGGGGTGGTGTCTGCCTTCCAGACGTGCTACCTGGGGTCCTGGGCCTCGGAGGCCTCCTTGGAGGACGATGTGGGCAGAGGCCCGCCCCTCCTCCGCTCCCTGGCTTTGGCGTCTGAAGCATCTACATGTGCCGGGAAAGAAGGGAGGGCTGGCTGGGAGAAGGCAGACccggagggcagggcagggccagggaggggggCAGACCACCACCAAGGCACAGCCCCAGCCATCGGACATCGGACCCTGCCTCCAGCCCCCGCTTCCTGCGAACGACTGGGGTCCTCTCTCCCCAGCCAAGGAAGGTCCTGGAAAGTCTCCCTGAGCACAGAAATCcgcgccccacccccccccagtGACGGCCTTCACGTGCCTTCACGGATGGCACGTTTAGACTTGGACAAAGGCTGGGCACCGCAGGCAGGCCGGGCACGGTCACCCCCCGGCTGGGCCTCGGGCCCCGGAGCGAGCCATCGAGTGAGCCCCAGCCTGCACTGGGGACCTTCCCACAGGACGAGAAGCGCCCCATATGCCACCAGAATAAATACGCTTGTCCAGCACGCAGCCCAACAGCCACGCAGGACTGGAGAGACGCCCAGGACGTGCAGGTCTGTTTCCCAAGGGTTTGGACAGAgcccaggaggggctgggaagggaggggaaccTCAGGGTCCCGTGGTGGCATCCCAGTCACCCCACCGTCCCTAGAAAGAGGCTGCCCCTGTTCCCTCCGGGCGGCTCCAgagcccccttcctcctccccttaaCGCCCCCCTTCCCACCTGCTCCTCCCCCNNNNNNNNNNCTCCCCCCTGGGCCacctcccccagctctgccaggcCCCCCTCCAGGGCTCAGCGCAGCCGCCCCCCCTCGGCTCCTCCTCTTGCTCCTCATGgagcccctctcctcccagccggAGCCAGTGCTTCCTGGACTGGGTCCCAGGTGGCCCTGGTTCGGGAACAGCACAGTCTGCAAAGGGCCAGCGCGTCTTGGGTGCCCCTTGCCCCCACGCTCGCCTAGGCTGCCTGACCCGCACCCAGGAGCTTTTTCCAGGACTTGATGAGAGACTTGGCCAGCGTGACGACCTCCTCGTCGGAGCTCTGCTTCCGCAGGGCGTTGACGGACATGCCGACGCGGGTGGACTGCAAGGCAAGCGGCCAGGCTGGGGGCAGCGGGCGGAGCCTCGGCGGCCCCCACAGGGCAAGCTGGGGGCCAGCGAGGGGAGGTGGGTGCCCTCCCCGACGGTCACCGCCCCACCTGCAGGAACCTCAGGGAGGGACACCGGGGATTTGCCTTGAGCGCCCCTCTCTGCCTCGTGGAGCAACAGAGAAAGGCAAGGGACAGTCTCCTCGGGGGCAGGGATTGACGCCAACcaagggccggggtggggggcaggaagcTCTGCCAGGTGCCTgggagctggggcggggggcacaCAGGGCCCTACCTGCAGCAGGTGCAGCGTGACGGGCATGGCCTTCAGTTCCCGCAGCAGGTCCATGGCTCCCTcctggaaggagaagggaggaccCTCGTAAACGACTTTGAGGTCTCGGTGGGCAAGCTCAGCTTCTCCTACACCCGAGGGTTGGGGGAACACAAGGCAGTGACAGTTTGGAGATCCACCTGGGGTCAGATGCCCAGGGAAGGCAGGCATGAGAAGGGAAGCAGCTGTGCACTtacccccagcccagggcccccgAGGGCCGTCAGGGGAAAGGGCCCAAGCCCCTCCCCAGCAGGAGGAGTGCCCCCGCACCTGCCCAGTCCcacatcccccccccacccccccacccccgccaacgTGGCTCAGGCAGCCTCTCCTCAGTGCCACCTGCTGGGGCCAAGCCCTCAGGGGCCTCTGCTCCCCTCGTGCACCCCACACCCCCTGCTCACTCCCTCCAGCCGCGTCACCTCGCCTGGACGGCTGTGCCAGAGCCCcgtctcccttctctgcctggcCCACCCCGCCCACGTCTGCTTCCTCGTGGCCGCGCACACAAGGGCCACATGGCTCCTCAGGGGGCCGAGCTGCCGCCCCGGGGCCTCTGGCCCTGCTGCTCCCCGCTGCCAGCGACTCGCCTGCCCCACTCTCCCTCCAGAGCTTCGTGCAAATGTCACGTTCTCGGTGAGGCCTCTCCCGCTGAAGGCGGCCAGCGGCCCGGCGCCACCCATTCGCTCCCTGCCTTGCCTTCCCCCACAGAAGGCTCACAGAACCCACTGGTGTGGTTTCACGTGTGCGTGTCTCCCTCATGACGTGAAGGAGGCAGCCATCCAAGGGATGACAGCCTCAGATGTCCTGCAGCCTGGCCGTGGGAGGGGCAGAACCTGCCCCATCCCTGATCTGGACGGCATCTCTGCTCAGGCTGCGGCTTCCCCCTCATCACCCCCCCGCAGGCCCTGCCCCTTGGGCTACAGAGTCGAGCCCTGTAGTCAGCTCCTCAGAGGGGACAAATGGTCACCAGAACCGAGGGCACAGCGCCACTCACTCTGCGATCGACCATCTTCCCCAAAACGGAGCCCCGGGCTGCAGAACGCCAGCTTTCTGTGGCCTCCAGACCAGAGGGGCATACACGTGATTCCCAGTCACGGCCCCCAACTCCCCCAAGGGGCCTCAAAGGCGCTGGGACCCACCAGGAGCCTCTGCTAGCTCTCACTCCCCACTCCATGGCGCCCAAGCCCCCTAGCCCCCTTCCCAGCCCACACCTGTCCCCCCTCCTCATTCTCCCCTGGGCTTCCATCCATGCGGTGCTCCACCTGgatgccccctcccccagtcctgccTGGCCCGACCCAGCCCTCCGTGGGTTCCGTGGCCCATCTCTGCCCCCACCTGGGGGGCATTTATTTTGTCTCCTTCAGAGGGGAAGCAGCTTCTTTCTCTGGTCATCTCTGGAAACAGCCATAGATGTTCCCACATCCCTGCTCTGTGCTGCCCACAGCCCCCCAGGGGTGTGAACATCATGCGGGCTTTGGGGCAGGCGGCTGCTgcttgatggatgaatgaaagcGTGGGAGCCAGCCCCCTTCCCAGCCCCGGGGGGAGAACCCTGCCCAGAGACCCAGACTCAACCATGCTCAGCCCAAAAGTCACCCCCCAAACCACCAGTGCAGGCACACAGCCCTGGGGTGGTGGGACAGGCATCTCAAGACCCCAGCTGAGCCTCCCTCACGGCCCTCACCACcactgggccccaccccaggagCTCAGTCTGGGGAGAGAGCAGGTCGCGTTTATTGAGCCTCTCAGGGAGCCAGCAGGACAGCTCTCCACCCCCTAGAGGCAGGTACCACCCACCAAAGATGCTTCCTGCGCGGATACCCAGATCACCAAGGTCCAAAGTTGAGAGGGGCCTGAAACTGAAGCCCCATGTGCTGTCCGCCCCCTACAACCACCAGCCCGAGACCGGGCACAGCCTTCCCCAAAGGCTCACTGGCCGAGGGACGCCAGAAGCCGGCCGCAGAGTGAGCACAGCTGGTCGCGGGGGTCGGGGGGAGTCCTGCGCCCGGGTAttcccaggccaggctgggggctTCCTAGGGCTCTTTCCCCAGGGTGCCTACGCATCTACCCACTCCCCAGTAGCTGCTGGCTGAGCCCTGGCTAAGGAAGGGAAAGGATTTATTAGGGCAACCTGGTTCTTGGGGGACTGAACagactaggggaaaaaaagggccTCCCAGACAAGAAAGGCCTCTGGCCGGCTGGCCGGTGAAAATGAGACGATGGGGGCCGCAGCCCCAGGCCCGGCTGAGGTAGGGGAGGCGCTGTAGCTCCAGGGGAAAAGGGGGTCCAATCTCACACTCCAAACTCTTGAAGGCGGAGAATGGGTGTGGGAGACCTAGGGTGGGACAGAGGGCTCTGAGTCGGGGATGGGGCTCGGCGGGGAGTTCTGGGGGACTTCGAGAATgcccaggctggggaggaggaaggcggggggtgggtgggtgggggcggCCAGTCAGGGCTGCATGGGCCGGGGCTTCCGCAGGGCCTGGAGGGACTGGGCCGAGGAGGGTCTCCGCCAGCCCGGCCTCCCGAGGGGCTCCGGAGTGAGGGGAGGAAGCGGGCGGATCCCAGGCCTGCGGGGTCTCAGTCTGGCAGTTGGGGTTTGAGTCCAGAGCGGTTGGCTCCCGGGACAAGGTTCAGACCGGATCGCGGCCTCTGCCGTGGGTGCGAGGTGAAGGGCAGGGCTGGCCCGGGGCGGGGGTCTCGACCAACGGCGGGGGTCTCCCCGTGTCCCGGGAGTCTCTCCCGGGGCGGAGTCTCGTCCTGCCCCTCGGGTGGTCGCCGCGGCCCTGACGGGGGCTCGGCAGGCTCGGCGGGGGCTCGGCGGGGCGGGGGTCCCGGGGTCCTGGCGGCCCGCGCCCCTCACCGCGCTCTTCTTGGTCACCATCTTGTCCAGCCTCCGGGCGATCCGCGCAATCTCCTCCTCCTTGCCCATCATCGCCTCGGGGGCACCGCCCCCAGCGCCCGCCGCGCCAGCCTCGACCTCCCGGCCCGGACCCCGGCCCCGGCCGCCGCAGCCTCCCGCACCCGCCGCAGCAGACGCAGCCCCGCCACGGGCGGGAGACCCTCCGTTCAAACCCCCGACCCCCGCGGCACCGCGCTGCATCTTGGGACACGTAGTTCTCGCGCCCGCCCACCACGCGCGCGCCCGCCCTGCCTCGGACCACAACTCCCAGGAGCCAGGGGGCGCGCAAGGCATCCTAGGAAGTGTAGTCCTTACGCGGGCAGCCGCCAGTGGACCGGTTAGCCGGCGGAGGGCGCTGCGGCAGCGCGGGGCGCGGCCGTGCGTGGGGGCCGCGGCGCCGAACCCGCGCTTTCCTCCCAACACCTCGCGGGGGCCGCCAGGGTCCGACTGCGCGGGACCGCAAAGGCACGCTGGGGTCCGTCGCCTCTCCCCGCCCCATGAGCCCTCCTCCGCCACCTTCCCCTGTCCCGGGGCCGCTGCCCGACCTCCTGAGCGCTCTGGCCGGGATTGTGGCCTCGGGGACCCTCGGGGCATGGTCAAGGGGGGCGGTCCTCAGGCTGGTGTTCCGGGGTTTCTGCatgcccaccccccaacccccagcactTTGTCCTTCTTTGGTCTGCGGAGAAATCAGATGGGGACTGGCCTCGAGACTGGCTCCGTAACAGTGACCTACTCCCGGGGGCTGTGCTGATGGCCCAGACCCTGCCTCAACTGGTGCCTCTGCCAGGGTTGGACTGTCTGGCACGAACCCTTCTTGACAGCCCAGGTGATGCTTCTGAGAGGCCTCTCCTGATCCGCACCTTTCTGACTGTAATCTTAGTGACCGGAAGCTGCTTTGAGGTTTCTCGGAGATACGTCCACCCACTCCAGAGGGGAGAGGCTGAGTGTTTTGCTGCACGCTGACCGTGTGGTTGACACGCTCTCCCCTGTGCTCCAGCCTTTGTCAGAAGCCATGGCTGAGCTCAGCATCTCAGGATGCCCTGTCGTGGTGCTTAGAGGAGGAATTTCCTCCTATCAGTCCTCGAATCAGCTTAACTTTGTTGGGGAGGCCTGGCTGGGCAGCCTCCTCTGTCCTGGCTTTGAGTGAGGGCGGCTTCTATGTGCGGGACCGGGTTGGATGTTTCAAGCCACAGAGACTCTAAACAGCCAGCCGGGTGGACACTGGACGCTGGGCACgcagaggagggcaggggcttgGGGACTGTGTTCCAAGGCTGCAAAGTTTGTACCCCAGCCCCGGTGACCGTATCCAAGCTGCCGAGAAGGACAGAGGCGGCCGCAGGACAGGGACCAACttgtgcggggggggggggggggcaggtcTGGGAGCTGAGGAGGGGGACTGGGTCgcgggggagggagaagaggacagGGAGTCAACCTGCGGGTCGGGAACCAACCCCCTGGCAGAAAGACTGGTGGGAAAGACTCCCGGTCGCCTCTGCATTGCTCTCTAGGGGACACGTATCGTCCCTTCAGTTACGAAGGAAGCAGTGAACCACGTGTCGCAGCAGGGCTGGGACTGACCACGGCACAAACTAGAGGCACTTTGTGTCACAGCCATTCTGCGGATACCCCAGCGTCCTGCCGATGCTCACTGCTGTCAGGCGCTGCAGCGATAAAGAAGCACTTAGGTTCTAGAAAATAATTCGGTAACTGTGTTTCAGTGTAATTGGTTTCCATGGTAACCCCGTGGGCTTACTTTGTGCGCTGCCCCGCCATGTGGCACCAAAGCAAGGACAGGGAGGCGAGGAGGGGCTGTCAGCTGAGCACCAGGGCCCTGCCCCGGCTCAGCCAGTGGAAAACCCAGACCGCCCACCTCAGGCCCTCGTCCTCTTTCTTGAGAAGCCAGGTGGTCTCTACCTCTGGGGCTTCCTGCCAGGGCCACAGAGACAGCTCATCAGGAGCCTGACATGTCTCAGAAGCTCTCAACTAAGAGCACCGAGGCTGCAGACAAAGGGAGACCAAGACGCCATGGCGCTCTCGAGAAGAGTGGCCAGGAGGTGGGGCGTCCTGCGGGaccagggcccagcctggggagCCTGGCCCCGGGCAGGGCAGGTGATGGGAAAGGGGGGGTGGACAGGCAGGCCGGGCTGCGTGGCAGGGGAGGCGGGGTGCTTCCCGGCTGGGGACCTGCGGACCACGGCCCTTCGCCCCGTCACGGGATCCCTGAGCCCTGACACGGTGCAGTCCCACGTGGAAGCCACCCCCACGCAGGGTCCGGGCCGGGTGACCCGCCTGGTGTCCTGCAGGTCCCACAATGAGCAGAGGCCGCTAGGTGGCGGGAGTGAGCCACAGACGGCCTGCGGGCCAGGTGgccaccaccctcccccaccccccaggaggtCCAGTTGGTTCTGGCCACAACCTTGAAGCAGCCCGCGTGGGACTGTGGTTAGTCCCGGAGAGTGACCCTCACGTGTGGGGTCTGTCAGTGGGTCCCACCCTGGCCAGGGTAGCACTGACTGACCAACCTCGAAACCCCCGACTCCCCACCTTAGAAGTCCCTGGTCCCAGGGCCCCTCATGAATTCACGACCCCCAGAACCTTGCTCAGGTCGGTCAGGGCCCACCCAAGACCCCTCGGACCCTACCCAAACTTGGGACCTTCTCCCTCCAAGGAACGTCCCCCAACAAGCTGCCTGGGCCCCCAGACCCTCCCGCGCCCTCAGAAAGCTGTGCCTGCAGGGTGACATCAGGACCACGAACCTGGCTGTACCCACAACAGGGTGCTCACCAGGGCTCCAGACCCCACGTCCTCTTTGCTGCATCCGGGGAGTCGGCACACCACCCGAGTCACGTGGCGGGGGATGCGTGAAGCTGCCCACGTGCGTGCGCGCTGGGCACAGACAGAtcacgcgcacacgcgcacatGCGCACAGGGGCTGTGAGGCGTCTGTCTCCCTGGGCTGCTCGGCCGGCCGGAAGAACCAGGCCTGAGCGCCACCCTCTGCTGCATCCCAGCCCCCCAGACACCTACTGGGTAACGGAAGGAACGTGGCACCCTGGGGGGAACTGGAAAGAACTTACACCTTCACCTTCTGGCCACCCCCAAGCAGGGGAGCCCCCAgaacacccaccccccaccccgtgaGAGGCCAGCTTGGGACCAACTTGCCTGCTACTCTGGGCTGCAGGCCTGACACACAGACCTTCCTAGAATCAGGTGGGGCCCTCTCCCTAGGACCCCCggcccctccacctcctcctgagATGGgcccaggaggagcaggagtggGGCACGGAGAGTTGAGGGCCAGGGGCACCCAACAAGGAGGAGCCAGGCCGTGCCTGGAGACTGAGCCATGAgcaggggtgaggtgggggcagggctccTGATTGGAGGTCAGAGGTGAAGAGGAATCAGCAAGGAACAGGGACAGAGCCCCCAAGGGAGGGGGACAGACGAGCTCCCCTTCCCAGACCCACCCAGCCCCCTTACTCCAGGAGGCCCTCCCGGACACCCCACCAGCCCGCCGCcagggggcctccctctgtccccGCGATGGTCCCCAGGGAAACGCCTAGTAGAAGCCCCGTCCTGCCCCCACCCTGgggctggcccccagcccccccTTAGGGCTCCTGTCCCCTCCTGCAGGGGTCTTCCACGCTTGACCCCTTTATGGCGAGAGATACATGGGTCTGCCCTCAGGAGTCCTGCGCTGTAGGGAGCCTGGCCCTGTCCTGGGGGCTCTGAGGGgccagacacagccctgacaaGGGCTCTGGGGACATCCCAACCACACGTCCAGGGTCCATCCCCCAAGGGACGGGCTGCACCTTTGGCCCAgaggcctgcccctcccccatcctcagcGCACGGAAACATCGGAAGCTCAggccatttatttttctatttgtgtcCCCCACCACTTGCCCGCCCAAAGCCGGCCGTGACCCCAGCAGGTCGAATCTGTGCTTCCCttctggctggggcaggggcccCGGTGGGAAGGCCAGGGCTGCCAAACTCACACGGAGACCGCTCCGCCTCTCCCCATGGCcacgggggtggggcagggagatcTCTCAGCCCCAgaagcccccacccctcccctgtcACCCTGTCGGCAGCTCGCCCCCGACCCAGGCACCCAGCTGTTTCCGCACCCTATTTCATCAGACCCTCCAGCCCACCCTGGGGGCTGCAGTTCCCCACACAGGGGCTCTGTGGAGCTCGGACCCCAGCCAACCCCATCCAGGCCTCCCTCAGACCCCGGCCTCTGAGGTCAGGCAGGGCAGTGGCCAGGGACCAGGTCCAGCACGAGTCCCCTGTCCCACGTGCCAGCGCATATCTCGGCTCTGCCATCCAGACgcccccctctctgggcctcggtctcCCAGTCTGCAGAGTGGGAAGAACCGCCGCCCCCAACAGCCTCTCGCGGAaagtccccagcccagcccagagccttggcccaggcccagctccctcccccagaGGCAGAACtttgggggaggcaggaggcatCCCCCAGAGGCCAGCAGCAGCGGCCCTGGCGGCCTGCTCCAGGCCCGCTCTAACAATGCGCTTCCCCCACACAATTCCCAGAAACAccgccctccctgccctgccagccCGCCAGGCTGGCGGCcactccaccctccccctccaCGGGGGCCCCAGCAGCCGCAGGGTCAGGGTCTCCGGTGAAAGCAGGGGGTCTGACTCACAGGGGTCCCCAAGGCAGTGCCTCCTGGCGGTCCAGGCACACCAGCCCTGCCCCggtggggagagacagaggaaaCTCCTGGGAGAGGCAGACTGGGGGCCGAGGAGCCAGGCATTGGGAGGTGACCTTGGCCAGCCCCACTCCCACAGCAGACCCCTGCTCTTCTGTCCTAGTGGTGAGTTGGTGAGTCCACCCTTCTGCCTGCACAGGCCCATCTCCACACAGCCGCTGTGGAAAGCTAAGCCAGATCACacccctcctctgctcaaaaccctcccaaGCCACCAAGCCTCCTTCAGATGAGAAAGCGAGACCCTCCCAGGCCCCACATAGCCCCTGGTCCCCTCTCCAGCACAGGTccctaccccagggcctttgcacgtgctgtttcctctgcctagaagaCTCTTCCCCACCTGTCCCCTCATTGCTTTCACGTGTTTCCTTCAGGGTTGGCTCCACAGCCACCTCCTGAACGGGCAGGCAGTAAGCATCCCAGCATAGCCCTCTCCCCTCCACAGCCTGGCGCTCCAGATTCTGACTTGTTTGTGGATTTGTTGGTCGGCTCCCTCGCCAACAGAGCGGAAACTCCCCGCAAGCAGGGCTTGGGGCTGTCTTGTTCCACCGCTAAATCCCTATCT
This region of Physeter macrocephalus isolate SW-GA chromosome 14, ASM283717v5, whole genome shotgun sequence genomic DNA includes:
- the TCEA2 gene encoding transcription elongation factor A protein 2, which codes for MMGKEEEIARIARRLDKMVTKKSAEGAMDLLRELKAMPVTLHLLQSTRVGMSVNALRKQSSDEEVVTLAKSLIKSWKKLLDASDAKARERRRGGPLPTSSSKEASEAQDPSRKRPELPRTPSTPRITTFPPVPVTCDAVRNKCREMLTAALQTDRDHVAAGADCERLSAQIEECIFRDVGNTDMKYKNRVRSRLSNLKDAKNPSLRRNVLCGAITPQQIAVMTSEEMASDELKEIRKAMTKEAIREHQMARTGGTQTDLFTCGKCRKKNCTYTQVQTRSSDEPMTTFVVCNECGNRWKFC